The sequence below is a genomic window from Macadamia integrifolia cultivar HAES 741 chromosome 1, SCU_Mint_v3, whole genome shotgun sequence.
NNNNNNNNNNNNNNNNNNNNNNNNNNNNNNNNNNNNNNNNNNNNNNNNNNNNNNNNNNNNNNNNNNNNNNNNNNNNNNNNNNNNNNNNNNNNNNNNNNNNNNNNNNNNNNNNNNNNNNNNNNNNNNNNNNNNNNNNNNNNNNNNNNNNNNNNNNNNNNNNNNNNNNNNNNNNNNNNNNNNNNNNNNNNNNNNNNNNNNNNNNNNNNNNNNNNNNNNNNNNNNNNNNNNNNNNNNNNNNNNNNNNNNNNNNNNNNNNNNNNNNNNNNNNNNNNNNNNNNNNNNNNNNNNNNNNNNNNNNNNNNNNNNNNNNNNNNNNNNNNNNNNNNNNNNNNNNNNNNNNNNNNNNNNNNNNNNNNNNNNNNNNNNNNNNNNNNNNNNNNNNNNNNNNNNNNNNNNNNNNNNNNNNNNNNNNNNNNNNNNNNNNNNNNNNNNNNNNNNNNNNNNNNNNNNNNNNNNNNNNNNNNNNNNNNNNNNNNNNNNNNNNNNNNNNNNNNNNNNNNNNNNNNNNNNNNNNNNNNNNNNNNNNNNNNNNNNNNNNNNNNNNNNNNNNNNNNNNNNNNNNNNNNNNNNNNNNNNNNNNNNNNNNNNNNNNNNNNNNNNNNNNNNNNNNNNNNNNNNNNNNNNNNNNNNNNNNNNNNNNNNNNNNNNNNNNNNNNNNNNNNNNNNNNNNNNNNNNNNNNNNNNNNNNNNNNNNNNNNNNNNNNNNNNNNNNNNNNNNNNNNNNNNNNNNNNNNNNNNNNNNNNNNNNNNNNNNNNNNNNNNNNNNNNNNNNNNNNNNNNNNNNNNNNNNNNNNNNNNNNNNNNNNNNNNNNNNNNNNNNNNNNNNNNNNNNNNNNNNNNNNNNNNNNNNNNNNNNNNNNNNNNNNNNNNNNNNNNNttcaagaaacgcgtttcttccgttctgtttccagaaacagcagaaatggagtaaaaagcgtttgataaaactgttccgtttcacttattttcagaaatagaaatagaaatttttacttatttatggttcaagaaacggtagaaacgttatcaaacgggccctaagattCTAGTTGGGTTTGAAGCAGAATGAAGATGTTTGTTCTTCTTAGTTCTTATTGAACTTTTTCTATTTCACTCACTTTTATTTCTTAACAAGAAATTCTGTTTCACCCACTCTTCTTACCAACAGAGCCCAAATAAGTATCTATCCCCCTTGATGAAATCTATAATGAATTTTTCCTGGCAGATTAATAGAACTATTTCCCTCAATAACTTTATACATTTGGTTGCTTTTGATCTCTTTAACGTTTAGATTGATTATTGTCTTTCCCTTTCAACTCCTTTAGTTTTTCCTTGATCATTTATACTGCAACGGATTGACATGCATGAATCTAAGTTGTGATGTTGTGTATTTTCATATTTTGGTGCAGGTTGATGTGACTCTACAAGATGGTAGGACATTTGAAGGTACAGTTGTCAACGCTGATTTTCATTCTGACATTGCTGTTGtgaagatcaaatcaaaaaCTCCACTGCCAACAGCTAAACTTGGATCATCATCTAAGCTTCGTCCAGGAGACTGGGTGATTGCCATGGGCTGTCCCCTTTCCCTTCAAAATACTATTACAGCTGGTATTGTCAGGTAATACAGTGAATCTTTTGCTCCCAATAGAGGTTTAAATATGCACCAAGCCACTACTAATATTTACTGTTGTCGCTGCAGCGGACTACTTTTGTTTTTCATCACTATTTTCTAATACTCTTTTTTGTTCCCTtctgcttttcttcttttattatagtTGTGTTGACCGTAAAAGTAGTGACTTAGGTCTTGGTGGGATGCGTAGAGAGTATCTACAGACAGATTGTGCAATCAATGAggtaatattttctttcttttggaagTATATTGGAACTTGATGAAATAACTTATTGCATGGTAGGATGATTGTTCCCTAGGTGAGTATGATGGGATATTGGGATGGTTAGGTGGCCAGACTTGAGAAGGTAACTGACGAGGGAAATTTCCAGATTTCAGGACAATTCTGATTGAATCAAATCAATTGATCAAATCCGAGCAATATCCTTGCTGGGGGCTTGATTTTAAGGATAGAATAGAATACTGAAACTTCAAGACAATCCATTGCCTAGCGGTCAAGCAGCTCAAAAGAGGGGAATTGATGGGGGATCTTAGGAGACTGTAATCAGTAGCTAATAGTGCATTGTAAACTGAGAGAATCGCAATAAAGGACCAGAAAAACCAACAATATAGGATGCAGGGATCTGAACTCAAATCAGATACCAGAAACTTATAATTTCATAAATCAAACTGTGATTTGGATTCTCAGAAAACTGCAGCAGAATCGATTTTTGAATTCaagagctgattggagagcaaggatccatgtagccaaccccatttcaTGGGGATAAGGCTATGTTGTTTTTGTGATTGAATATTGTGTTCAGAAATCAGTCAAGAGGCACAACTGGTTTTAAGAGCTGAAAGTAGAACTGAAATCAGACTTGAAGATCAAAAGTTCTGAGAAAACCCATTTGGAGTAGGAAAACAGAATTTAACAGAAACTGCAATCTTGGTTTTAGAAATCTATTCAGGGCTTCCACAGTTTCACTAAGCAAAGGGAATAACAAATCCAACTAGATAGAATATCAGTGAACTTGAAGAAacagaaactgaaactgaaaagaAAAGGTGTGCAGGAACttaattgaattttttcattgaataaagaagaagattgggaagaaagaagaatatgacCTTGGAATTACTACCAGGCCTCGATTGGAATCACCACAATCAACTTCTTGAACCACTATAGTAAGGTGCTGGAACTGAGTAACCATAGAACAAAGTCAACAAGCCAAATTTTATCACCCAAATTTGTGTGCAAGACTGTAGCACCTTTCAAACTGATATAGAATACTTTGTTTTTAAAGAAAGGCCTAAACCAACAAAACTAATGAGGTAACTTAAACTTATTAGTTGAAATAATAATGGAAAAAGACTGAAATAAGGTTGGACTTAGAGACCTTTTCCAGCCAaactaaaacacttaataataaataaataaagaaataggaCTCTAATTAGACTTTACTATAATTCAATTCCGTATTTTTGAATTGAGACCCTATATATGAGCTTTTAAAAGAGGCTTATTACATCAAtgaacccaaaaataaaagtcaaggCCCATAAAACCCGACGATGGGAAAAATAGTCTTCCGAGGCCCAATTGGACAATCTTAATGACATCTTAAACTTCTTCACCTTTAGCTTCAATGGTTGCGCTGTGTGGTAGaaacctaattaattttcttctaTAACATGATCAGTTTCAGGAaaactttgttttatttatgaGTCTTTCTGTGCCTATGTTCTATTAGGCATGagatttctattcttttctgaATGTAGCTTTCAAAATGTTTCTTCTTTCACACTTAAAAATGCGATTGGGATAGCCTCATTTATGGCACTAAATGTTTGATTTAGTGAGCAATTTAGCTCTCCTTGCTTTTGTTGATATACTTCTTTTTAATTGTTATATTCTATTGCTCAGGGAAACTCCGGTGGACCGCTTGTTAATCTTAATGGAGAAGTCATTGGAGTTAATATTATGAAAATAATGGCTGCTGATGGGTTGAGTTTTGCTGTACCAATTGACTCAGTTGCCAAGATTGTTGAGCACTTTAAGAAAAATGGGTATGTTGTGTTTTGAGTCACCAGTTTGCATCAATTGGTTCTCATGCCGAATTTGGAATCAACGGTTAATTTTGAGCAATTTCACCAACTTACTTGTACTAATAATGTCAAGGGGAAATTCATAGGTACACATTAAGCTGAGTTCATTTCCAGATTTTGCAACTGAAGCCATTGATCACTCTAGTAAGGAGTGGCATGATGCAGACTAGAGGAGTTAGGGAACAAGGGATAAACCAAAAATGACATGGGAAGAAGTGGTGAGAAGAGAATGTTGAGTGAAgggaagggagggagagagttTCACGATTAGTGCAGGCGAGTTGAATGGGAAATTGGATCTGTTTAGTTGAGCTCATTTGGTTGGAGATGGCTAAGTTGAGTTGTGTTGTAACATGGCTCAAAGTTAAATCTTAAGACAAGAATGCTTCTAGATGTTTAGATCCTTTGATTCTAAAACCTTTGTCTTGCAATTATTGagggatttttttcttaaaacaaCTTCAATCCAATAATTTTCTCTATCCTTCTCTGTTCTGGGTAAGTCGATTTTTTCAGCAGAGTTGAATAAACTTTTATTGTTTATCCATGACTCGTGACACACTTCATCAAATTGGACGTGTCTAAAAGAAGCAAGTAATTTGTTTAACGAGTAACTTAATGTAGTTGACAGCATCTTTAGAGACTTAGTTTAGGTTACTGATGTCAGATTCTAATGCTGTGCAGACGAGTTGTTCGGCCTTGGCTTGGGTTGAAAATGCTCGATCTTAATGAGATGATTATAGCTCAGTTGAAGGAAAGAGATCCGTTGTTCCCTGATGTCAGCAAAGGTGTGCTTGTGCCCATGGTAAGCCTCCACTTCTTCCCCCTTCCTTTTGTTCAATGTAACATTATGTTACTATATCAAGTACtagaaataaaattacaaatgaGAGGCCAACACTCCAACGACCCctttcagaaattttttttttttggggacaaATATGCTTATTGATGTAAGACACATGCATTATGGCAGGCATTGCTAAGTTGTAAAGTCCTCTGCTTAATATAGGGTGGATTTTCATTTGGAAAATAGCCAGAGAGagaagtgagaaagagagagcatgGAAATTCTTAGCAAGGGAGAAAATAGGCTCAGGATGTATCAGAGCTGGATTAGTTGTatctttttcccattatttcTGGCATTCTCCATTGTTACCATTTCTTCCTCGCACAGTCATAAAATGTCTACATTTTATGGACTTGTCAACTTTCTGGAATGATTACTGTATGGACACCTGTTTGCATTTTTGATAGTTTCCTGAACTGCCAACAGGTAACGCCAAGGTCCCCAGCTGATCATGCTGGATTCCGCCCAGGAGATGTAGTTATTGAATTTGAAGGGAAGCCTGTTGGAAGCATCAAGGAGGTACTCCACAAGTTTCTATCCACAGTTACCCCTTCTCTCAATAGCTGAGGATAGCCCCTATGTACTGTCAGCCCTAGGACTGCGTCTAATTCATGATTCTATTTGGAATTGCAGATCATTGAGATAATGGGAGATAAGGTTGGGAAACCCTTGAAGGTGATTGTCAAAAGAGCAAACAACAAGCTAGTAACTCTGACTGTCGTGCCAGAGGAGGCAAACCCAGACATGTAAAACACTTTACAGGAGAATGATTCCCAATTCCCTCAAACCCCCCCAAccccacaagaaaaaaaaaatcatacagaAGGCAAAACACCTGCCATGAGGTCATTCTTTCATTCTTTGTGTTTTTACCGCGGGTATGccaatttcatttttcattttcaattttacaTTTGTTGCTTAAAGCAGAAGGATCTGGTCATACCAGTTGCCAAAGAGTGATCTGATCATTATAGTTGCCAAAGATTTGGTCAATCATATTAATTTTCCATTTCCAATTGTCCTTGATGTTAAAACATATGATTTTGATCATATCATTTGTCGAAGAGTTGGTCAATCAGTATTAGTTTTTTCAGTTCTAGCCCTCCTTAATCAGATCAACTAACTATTTGTCTTCCTTTTCTGGTTGACTATTTCTTTCTACATCATGTTTTGCcagttttcttttattatgatgatgaaaaaaaaatggatggcCAGTTTTAGGATCATTAGAAGTAGTATTGGACTGATGCTTGTAGAAATCCTACAAGTTCGTCTGGGTACTACATTCATTTTATGCTAGCTTTCTCAATGGAGAGACTGGACAAATGGTGCTGGAGACCCCTTCTAAGTATCAATCATGGTGGGAAGATAAATTCTTAGTTGTAAGATTCTGGCTACAAGGCTGGAAACCCATCCAGCACATACAGCTTATGGTTGGTCGTTTTGACTGTTTGGTTATATTCTAtttaggggggggggtgggggagggtggATTATGTTGCTACATTGAGAAGTCAGGTCTGAAAATTAGGTCGAGTGGAAGATGATATGGATAATATGTTTGCTGGATTTGAGCCCTAGTTGACCTGTCATATGGCAGTTATGGCTGTATTTGTAGGAAATCTGCCCTGAGTGAATGATGTGATAAAAGATTTGGTATCTGGAGGGGTTGATTGGCTGAAGGTAAAAGTTAGAAGGACTCTTCAGCCAGATTATGTGTTATTCCCTCATCTTGTGAATTTGCTCATCTTTACCTCTTTCAGGAGCCCTTTTCAATGTTTCTGATAACTTGGCTTGAAGTACACCCTGTATGGGGGAAAAAACAGTCCGCACCAAAATCAATTTGGATCATGCAATGTATCAACCACCATTCAGTGCTCTCATAAAATGATGTCACTCATTGGCCAGAAGAAAAAATGTGACTGGTTATACAGTTTTAAATTACTTTGTATTCCGGGGTGAGAAAATTCATGACTTGCAACTGTCATGCTACAGAAGCTTTATTTAGGTTTCATAATCTTCATGTGAGCTATGATCTCTTCACTTTATTCCTTTATGTGCCATACATGGAGACACAGGAAGGCAGTTCAAgaaaaacttaaaccaaacTTGAAAGTGAGACACTCGGGAGTCTACTTCCAGCAAAGCCTTGAAGAGAAGCCTTAAGGATCACTGTGCCTGCAAGTGCTGGAGGCAGCTTGTGATAAGAGAAGCCTTCAAGATCACTGTAAAACCGCCGAAGTACATGTGGTGGTGCAGATCAGTGAGGCTAAAGAGATCACATCTGCCTCTTTCCCATTGTTCTGTTTTagatacttttcttttcttttcttttttccccttcaaaAAGAGTATAGATTCAAAATTTTGTATTGTATTTCAGTAACATATAATGTTAGTTTGTTCTAATTTCTTACAGTTTTATAAGACAAATTGAGATTGAGATGAGTTGCTAGCTATCTGTATTTGATTCTCTGTTTGGAGTTTGGATTGGGAAATACTGTGATCATCAAAATATGCTTCTGATGATAAATCACAAGTGATATTTTGATCCATTGTAAGAGTCTTTAGTGGCCATTTGGTATGAAATTATGCGAATAAAAAATCACAAGATTTAAAATCATGgccaaaaaggaagaaagaaggggCATGCTTAGTCCAATGGGAAGATATGAATGTATGATTATTCCGACATGGTGGTTAAGTGATTGCAATAGTCTTTCGACACTCTTAGAGTAAGACTCTGTAGTTTTCACCCACTGAGCATACCTGAAAGGTTTGAAATGTTTGAAATGCCCAATACCCACCCCCTAACATTTGATTTATAGACTTGGTGGGGAGCATTCAAAATCACTCTCACCCTCCCAATGGACTAGATTGAAGGTGGAATCATGGATTAAATCACTCACTGGCTCAGTGCTGATTAGATCTGAATTAACCAAAAACGAAGCAGAATTGGTAAAAATTGGTTGAATCAATCATGATTAATTCTGATCTAAATCAACCGATCCAATCGATCCAATTCAAATTGTTGGAAttataaaagggaaaatccccaaatttaaTTTATCATGATGATGCATGGTCTTTTAagtttaattcaaaaaaataaatattagcaAACAAGAAGTCGATATGTCCGAGTGGTTAAGGAGACAGACTTGAAATCTGTTGGGCTTCGCCCGCGCAGGTTCGAACCCTGCTGTCGACGTTTTTTCTTTCAGCACAAAtcgttttgtttcttttatggCAACTGTGGAATAGCTATAGCTTCTGCGAATCTGAACTTTTCTTGAAGGCCAAGCTTTGACAGTTCTTCTAATGTTTTTAATTTGGATTGATGGGTTTGCATGGAATTGGAACAGGTGTTAGATGTTGATCGTAGGAACAGTTGATCCTTTCTCATCATTTACccatttttcttaaataatacATCACTCACTATTGGAGCAGTTGATCCTTTCTCATCATTTACCATTTTTTCTTGAATATTACATCACTCACTATTCACCCATACCTAAAGTCAGTTTGTATCACTGACTTAATTTTGGCTTTACTCACTGGTGAAAgggaaatgaaagaagaaaggggaggtgTTGGATTGTGGATTGATATTGTTCTTTCTATTAAAAGTAGTTGTTTAGAGAGAAGATCTTGTAACCCCatgattatgattattataCTGAAAGTTTTCACTTGttcttacaaaagaaaaatggttttcaCTTGTGATTTTTCACTTTTTACCTTACAAGGgttttccaaattaaaaatgaCGTGTTTAGAGAGATTTTCCATAAAAAGAGTTTAAATTTGGGTATTTGAAGTTGATTAGGACAATGACTATGAGGTTAGGTAAGAGGCATCAAGTTCGGTAGTAGAGaaattattataaattaaaTTGTAACCCCAACGTGGCATGCGATGGATGGCAGGGCCTAGGGTGCGTGCCCATGTGTTGGGGTATGTGTCTTGGTCCTCCTAGCCGTTGGATGCCACAATTGGTGCCTAACATGTTAGGGAGGAGCTGGATTCTGATTTCATTCCCTATTACTTAGGAGATCTAATTTACAATACATTGGGACATTGGGTGCAAATGCCTcctgcattgaagatgcttttGCGCATTACCATAGGCAACAATAGGCCAACAAGgttctttctccatttcttttcccattttatcATGTGTATTATCGTGAGTAAATTCCACTTTTGGCAAGATAAATTCATTGTTCTAAAAGATCTTCACATAAATGCAAAATGGATTTGAGTGTAGTGATACATTCTTTCATTGCACAGCCAAAAAAGGAGAGTGTCATCAACGAAGAACAAATGAatgatttttaataaattcaaatgtcaaTAAACTTGTAGTAGTCGAGATAGCCTTGTCGAATGCCTCTTGAAGAGTCAATAGATCAAAGTTGCTCCATTCTAATTTGAGTTAGAAGGTACTCACAAAAAACTTGCAGATCATATCACACCAATGTTTGTCATAGGCTTTCGACATATCAAGTTTAAGGTATGGTCAGTTGGTGTTGATACTGATGATCCCTTAACCAGGGTCTGGACTACTTAAATAGATCCTTTGTTCATAGAATCATAGTTTTGTAAGACTTCCAAGATTTTGCCTCTCATGGTCCATTTTGGTGTCTTGAACTTTGAAGTGAAAGAAGAAAGCTCAAAGAATCAATAAGAGCTGTGCTTTctaattaattttaattctgCCAAAATGGGTTGCAGAGCCTTTCGTCCtcaatgagataaaaaaaaaataaaattgcgaATCTGTAATGTGATGAACCATAACCATGAGCTGGAAAAACTTACATTCTGAGGAAACCCAAAACACATCTCACCTCAAAAACCCAATTTATTGTCTCTGTAATATTCATTATAATCATACccagaacagaaaaaaaaaacagaacaaagaTGCTGAACGTCTTATTTCCTATATTAAAGGATTCTCTGATTCATTCTAAGAGTAGTAAACTAGTAGCTAATAGTACTTAgctaatgaagatgatgatggtgataatAGTATTTGTTCATTTATTTCTTGTTATCAATAGTCATGACCTGAGAGACCTTCTGGAAAGCAGGCCTTGAAGAGATGTCTTCCCACCAGGCCTTAACATGAGGACGTGAGTTGATCATGGAAGCCCAAGGAGACTTCATGAAGTAATGGGTATAAGAGAGATGATGAAGATCTGCAAGACTGTAGAAATCCCCAGCCAAGTACTTGCTCTGCGATAGCCTTGCCTCGTACACATCCAATACCTTCCCAAATTTCTCAACCCCATCATCGATCACCTTCTGGTCAGGTGTCCTGCCTCTCATAGGAGCCAAGAAGTGCTCGGAGATGATAGGTGTAATGGCAGGGGAGTATTGCTGTGCTTCCACTTCGATCCATACCCCTACCATGGCTTCTTCCTTGAAGTTTCCCCCTTTAAGTCTCAGCAGATCCTCACCTTGATCCTTGTACTTCTTTGACACGTACGCCGTAATCGCTCTAGATTCGAATAGCGTTAGATCTCCGTCTTCCAGAACAGGAATCACACCGAATGGCTGCAACCATCATCAATTTCAATATCTATTTAGGTAAGAtcatcattaaataaaaaagaagatatcaaatatatttgaaatttttgaagaaaggaagaaacagagatgatgatgatgatgatggataAGTACAGTACAGTACATTCTTAGCGAGGAAAGGAGGCTGCTTGTGCTCGCCGACGGCGAGATTGACGGGGACGAGCTCAAAATTTACGCACTTCTCGTGCAGACATGCCAGGACACGGGAGGTACAGGTCGACATGGGAACTCCATAAAGCTTCAACGCCATTGATGATGATGTATGGATTGGATCTGTTACTTGCttgtttaatttcttgaaaGGAGGAGATGAAAGGGATCAGATTAGACTACTGCTTTGAAACATAAAGAGGGTTCCTTACCTTTATAAACACAATTGCAGAGATGGCTACGGCCACAAATTGTCAAATTTCTCCAAGTTGATTGGTAACAAGTCTTTAATTAGATAGATTTCAATGGGTCCCCACCATTACAGAACCTCCCTCATGGTCAGTCAATGGCAATCATGTGCTCTGAGAAATTACCAGTAAGTATAGATTGACTTTTCTCCTCGGGGTTTTCATGAATGAATCCCCATGACTTTCGGATAAGATGTTGTTTTCACATTTAATTATGCTTTTCTATCCAGCTTCTGCAAATCTATACTTTTCTAGAAGGACAAGCTCTGACTGTTCtacttttgaaatttgaaagctCCACGAGACAAGATGAAGTTAGCTTGCAGAGGAGAGGACACCAAGGACAAATTACTAAATTGATAACCACAGGAACCAAATAGATGGAGGAGAAAATTTTAAGAATGGAAAATGGGATTAGAGAGTAGATTACTGAACCTACCTACTACCTACTACCTACTACCTACTACCGCCTACCAACCCAAAGATTACGCGTTTCACACCAGTGAGCATTGACCACTCCTAGACCCCATGTTCTAGTGAGATCTTCACCAATATCCAAAGGGGCGTATTCGGTACACATGACTTTTGATGTGCGAAGTTTGGGAGGACGAAAACTACATAGCTTTACCCTAAGAAAGAATGTCTAGTTACTGTTTTGATCGCTTGATCACCAGATCGTACTTTTACCGTTAGGCAAGACGCAcctcatgggaaaaaaaaacctgattttctaGGAATTCCAAGGGCAAACCTGTCCAATCCAGGCGGATCTGCGCCAGTCTGTATCAGTTTCCGGGTTAGCTGATACAAGGTTCAATACCGTCCACCAAACGAAACCAAGTAACAATCAAATAGAAAGATAGCAAGAAGCAATTGGCCATCACAATTATAAGGGGAGTCTCCACAGTGGACGCACACCTCCACAGGTTGAGCTGTGCTTCCTCCTTCCTCTATTTACTTTTAAATCAGTAATTATTTTCAGCACATCCAATGCCATATATTTAAGTTCTGTTAATCAAATTGTACACAAATCCTGGAATACAAATTGAAATTGACCAGCACAAAATTCTTATTATCAGTCCAAGTAATCAAGAGGCACAACACAGAGGCAGCTGAAATCTAAGGTAATCACAGAAAACACAGTATTTCTTTTGGATGGTTACCATGGGTATACAATGTCCAGACATACAATATACAATCATGTCCTCTGTTAACAGAAAATACTTATTTGTATgcctttctctcctttttttttttttcgctatcTACATTCCAGAGACACCCACCTGTACTAAG
It includes:
- the LOC122082024 gene encoding glutathione S-transferase F13, whose protein sequence is MALKLYGVPMSTCTSRVLACLHEKCVNFELVPVNLAVGEHKQPPFLAKNPFGVIPVLEDGDLTLFESRAITAYVSKKYKDQGEDLLRLKGGNFKEEAMVGVWIEVEAQQYSPAITPIISEHFLAPMRGRTPDQKVIDDGVEKFGKVLDVYEARLSQSKYLAGDFYSLADLHHLSYTHYFMKSPWASMINSRPHVKAWWEDISSRPAFQKVSQVMTIDNKK
- the LOC122082010 gene encoding putative protease Do-like 14 (The sequence of the model RefSeq protein was modified relative to this genomic sequence to represent the inferred CDS: added 117 bases not found in genome assembly) encodes the protein MTLGKSIGSGTIIDSDGTILTCAHVVVDFQSMRTVSKGKVDVTLQDGRTFEGTVVNADFHSDIAVVKIKSKTPLPTAKLGSSSKLRPGDWVIAMGCPLSLQNTITAGIVSCVDRKSSDLGLGGMRREYLQTDCAINEGNSGGPLVNLNGEVIGVNIMKIMAADGLSFAVPIDSVAKIVEHFKKNGRVVRPWLGLKMLDLNEMIIAQLKERDPLFPDVSKGVLVPMVTPRSPADHAGFRPGDVVIEFEGKPVGSIKEIIEIMGDKVGKPLKVIVKRANNKLVTLTVVPEEANPDM